The following is a genomic window from Carassius auratus strain Wakin chromosome 15, ASM336829v1, whole genome shotgun sequence.
tccaaaacctcattTTAccgcattttaaatacagttgttcctttacgcttaaggaaggttaaggaaaccagtctgacaccatggtataatgagcatactcgcaccctaaatggagtgcagctggaggaaaacaaaactagaggtatttcatattgcttggcgggaaagtaacctatcctacagaaaagcattaaaaactgctgctagatctgattacttttcttctcttttagaagaaaacaaacataaccccaggcatttattcaatacagtggctaaattaatgaataataaagcctcaacaagtgttgacatttcccaacatcacagcagtaatgactttatgaattactttacttctaaaatcgaaactataaaatatgttagaccctataccatctaagcttctaaaagaggtgcttccagaagttatagatcctcttctgactattattaattcctcattgtcagtAAGATATGTcctcaaaaccttcaaactggctgttattaagcctttcatattccttcttagagaaaaatggtatatgtgaggatttccagcatcatagtactgagactgctctccttagagttacaaatgacctgctcttatcatctgattgtggctgtatctctttattagttctattggatcttggtgctgcttttgacacaattgaccacaacattcttttgcatagacttgaaaactttgttggcatttatggaagtgcattagcatggtttaaatcatacttatatgactgccatcaatttgtagcagtaaatgaagaggtatcgtattgatcacaagtgaagtatagagtacctcaaggctcagtactaggaccgctacacttcacgctttatatgttacccttgggagatatcatctggaaacatggtgttagctttcactgttatgctgatgatacttagcTTTATATTTCTTCGCCTAGAacacctagaacactgtctaagacttgatggctgctctgtcaattctttgtcatcatttatgaacataggtgtgctatttgatcgcaatctttccttaaaaagccatgtttctagcatttgttaaactgcatttttccatctcaaaaatctaaattacggcctatgatctcaatgtcaaatgcagaaatgttaatccatgcatttatgacctcaaggttagattattttaatgctttattgggtgtttGTTATGCATGCTTAGTAaataaactacagctagtccaaaatgcagcagcaagagttcttactagaacgaggaagtatgaccatattagcccggtcctgtcaacactgcccTAGCTCCCTATCAAACgttgtttagattttaaaatatttcttattacttataaagccgtgaatggtttagcacctcagtatttgaatgagctccttttacattaaaatcctctatgtccgctacgttctcaaaactcaggcaattcgATAATACCTAGagtatcaaaatcaactgcgggcggcagatccttttcctatttggcacctaaactctggaataccctacctaacattgtttgggaggcagacacacttttgcagtttaaatctagattaaagactcatctctttaacctggcttacacataacatactaatatgcttttaatatccaaatccgttaaaggattattaggctgcattaattaggtaaccggaaccgggaacacttcccataacacccgatgtacttgctacatcattagaagaatggcatctacgctaatattagtctgtttctctcttattccgaggtcaccttagccaccagatccagtctctattccagatcagagggtcactgcagtcacccggatccagtatgtatccagaccaagtggtagatcagcacctagaaatgttcaaaactcgttctcgagtcaagaaccgtttctgtaagacgtgtccgattcgagaaccgaggagctgatgatactgcgcatgtgtgattcagcatgaagcagactgacacacagagcgtctgaaccaaactgattcttttggtgattaactctgaactgattctgtgcgaGTGTTATGAGCGctggtaaaccgaaggcttgaatcaagggcaatcattgccaatgacgccattacgtccaGCGCAAAAAAactggtgaaccattttcttcaaccggtttattgaatcgaattgtccgaaagaagtactgttgatccgaaaaccgatgcaaccatttcttgactcgtgaacgagtctgtctattgttcgttatctggctcggctaggtgttcatcttcagttctatcttcacagcagttcagtcagtgtactgtttgagtaaattaattactctaggatattggtttgtttgaactcagagggagtgtcagccacataaaaaagttaacagcttaagtcatttgtggattaatgcgtattggagacgcgaaccgtttaaaatgattcagttcgatttggtgaactggttaaaaaagatctggttacatcaaaTAATTCGTTCGCGAACTAGATATCGGATAACTGCtatgttttgaactctctctcacaacagacacggaagagaagacaatgatgaataaagtcatagtttttgctatttttggaccaaaatgtattttcgatgcttgaCTGACCCTCttatgtcacatggattactttgatgatgtttttctgaactttctggatatggacagtataccgttcagacagcttcaatggagggactgagagctctcacattaaatctaaaatatcttaaaatgtgttccaaagacaaacagagctcttacgggtttggaacaacatgagggtaagttattaatgacatcattttgctatttgggtgaactaaccctttaagtcttcCACCATTTTATTGAGTATTTCAATGCATATGCATGCTTTCCCCTAAGTGTAAATAACACTGATTATGCACATTACGTTCATGTACACGCTTTCCCCCTTAATGTAAACAATGCTGATTGCATCCAAACCGTTCttgggtactctccaaaatgatGGAAGACGTAACTTAGGGGAGAAGAATGGTTGAGTAAATTGTGTTATTTCTGTGTTATttcacacagagcgtctgaaccaaactgattcttttggtgattaactctgaactgattctgtgcgaGTGTTATGAGCGctggtaaaccgaaggcttgaatcaagggctatcattgccaatgacgccattacgtccaGCGCAAAAAAactggtgaaccattttcttcaaccggtttattgaatcgaattgtccgaaagaagtactgttgatccgaaaaccgatgcaaccatttcttgactcgtgaacgagtctgtctattgttcgttatctggctcggctaggtgttcatcttcagttctatcttcacagcagttcagtcagtgtactgtttgagtaaattaattactctaggatattggtttgtttgaactcagagggagtgtcagccacataaaaaaagttaacagcttaagtcatttgtggattaatgcgtattggagacgcgaaccgtttaaaatgattcagttcgatttggtgaactggttaaaaaagatctggttacatcaaaTAATTCGTTCGCGAACTAGATATCGGATAACTGCtatgttttgaactctctctcacaacagacatggaagagaagacaatgatgaataaagtcgtagtttttgctatttttggaccaaaatgtattttcgatgcttgaCTGACCCtcttatgtcacatggactactttgatgatgtttttctgaactttctggatatggacagtataccgttcagacagcttcaatggagggactgagagctctcacattaaatctaaaatatcttaaaatgtgttccaaagacaaacagagctcttacgggtttggaacaacatgagggtaagttattaatgacatcattttgctatttgggtgaactaaccctttaagtcttcCACCATTTTAGAGAGTATAACAATTCATATGCATGCTTTCCCCTAAGTGTAAATAACACTGATTATGCACATTACGTTCATGTACACGCTTTCCCCCTTAATGTAAACAATGCTGATTGCATCCAAATCGTTCttgggtactctccaaaatgatGGAAGACGTAACTTAGGGGAGAAGAATGGTTGAGTAAATTgtgttatttctgttttctttggccaaaaaagtattcttatatcatcacaaaactgaagttgagccatttctggacctgggaacatttcagttgcattgctgtctatggagggtcagaaatctACATCTTTTATTAGCCTACGTGATGCAAATGTCTTGTTCTTGATGCCTAAAAAGACATGATGtttgtatttaatacatttgacaGCTTTTAACCTTAacctggagttggttcaccctccGCCTATGACCTTAAGTGATCATCCTTCAGCAAGGTTGAATGTCACCTGTAGgctaattatttatatttgtggaGTTGGTTGGAGTTGGTTTTTTTCTGTTGAATTAGTCATGGGATCAGGTGTTGTGTTTTGTACAGTAGCTTGTAAGCACAGTAGGCACAGGCCTGCTGGTAGAAAGCGTAACTGCATTAtctgatttaaaatgcatctttCGACTTTTTCATTCAAAACTTGctgaaaatactaaaatatcacATTGTACCAATGTTGACAAATAAAATGTGAAGTAATCCTTTTGGTTGATGAAAaccttttatttaaatgaataaatatattctatGCTTTGACTTCCCACACAGCAGATGATCTTGGTGTGAATGTTGTTTCTGGAATGCACCTCATCAGCCAAAGGAGGGTCATGCATGGCAATGATGGCATTACAACAAACATCATAAGACTGGCTCTTGGTAGGTCTGTGGCCCATGATCAATCCTGTGATCATGAGCCACATTTGAAAGTTTttctaaatagatttttaagaatTACTAGGTTTGATTATGTGTAATTGATAGTGAACTGCAATACATTTCTAAACTGTTAAAAAGAGGTTTATTCTTTCACCAATTAACAAATAATTTCCATATTTTGTTACTTAGTGTACATGTGTGTATGCTATTGTGTTAGTGTTTTACACTTTGGATGTCATGTTTCTTTCCCCTTGACTCTCCTATTCATGGAGATTTGTTGCGTGgcaataaaataactattatgattatatgcagtttattttatttaatctgttgtGTTGAACATTGTAAACCAATAATGTCCTGTAGCTATTTTGCTAAATATCAAACAATTGCATCTTCTATATTATTAAGATGGAAAAAAATGTACACCTACAGaaataaatagtacaaatatGTTTACAATTAAGTAGGCTACACTTACATGAAGACTTGTGTCATCATCAGTGGCTTAGAAAAATTGATTCCATAAGGAGGGTCTTCCCTTCATGGTGGCTgtcatgttgagatcacatgaccagctgaatactattcatttaatttcaataatCTGACTATTTTTTGACagtttcagaaaatgtgcaaagGGAATTTATAAGGTCGTCTGTCAAACAAACTGACTGATTTATGATAAACAGGTCAAGCAAAATTATGAATTTGCATCCAAGGCACTTGTGtaacaaataaaagttaaatatatcaTCAGTTCATGATCATTTAACACACAGATCTAATTACATCAGAAACTACTTATCTTCTTGTTTTTAAAACAGGTGAAAATTTTCTGTCTGATCTCTTTAGTTTTAAAACCATATACAAGTGGATTCACAAGAGGTGGAAAAATAAAATTGGAAATGGAAAACACTCTGCGTAGGAAAGCGGGAACAAACTCAAATCGATGTGAAATAAGAGGAAAAAGAGTGTTAAGCTCTAACAACAGGAAGACAACCAAATGTGTACCACATGTCTGAAGTGCCTTAATCTTTGCATCAGACTGTTTATTAGTAACACATGTGAttaatatatgaatgtatgtaaATGCCACAACAGAAAGTGAAAGGCCGTGATAAAAAATGATGCAACTCAACCCAACTATATTGTTCACCTCTGTGCCATCACATAAGAGTTTCATTAATGCTGTCTTATAGCAGACTAGATCTGTCATGTGTGTCTGGCAAATCCTGTAAGGTAATAGAATAGTGAAAACTACAGttataagaaaaaaatttaaaagccACATACCAGTTATGATTTTCACCAAGTTATTGGTAGTCATAATGGCTCCATATCTCAGCGGGCAGCAGATAGCGATATACCTGTCATAGGCCATAGCGGTAAGAATAAGATAAGATGCTCCACCATTCAGGTGTGCTAAAAAGCCTTGAAGAAAACATGCAGGATAGGATATTGATCTGTCCTGAGACCATATACTATACAGCAGTTGAGGAAAAAGGCTTGTAGCATTCATTGCATCATTGATGGGCAGGTTAAGCAACAGTATGTACATTGGTTTGTGAAGATTTCTGTTCATGCAAATTGTATTAATAATCGTGAGATTGCAGAGtaagataaacaagtatgttgtTAATCCAAATATGAATGCAGGATAAATGCTTGTCTCAGGCAGTTCCAGAGAGTGAAAAGTCAGGACCAGTGAGAAGAGAGATTCATTTGGATACATGATGAATGTTCCTACTATTAACAGCCTTCACAATCCTGCTGTTAATGCTATCAATATAAATAAAGAGTAATTATCAACAATAATCCTGCCAGCAAAAATCATGCCAGATCATGACTGGTGTCCAACATTTATCCATTTCATCCTTTCATTTCGCTATATCCAGGATCATCTTACTTAGACTACAACCTGAAAAAGgaataaacattaaacaacagCATGCTAAATTTGCCACAATATGAGATTTTTTTCCTTATTAATCTCGTCagagttttaaaataatgtttaaagtaATCTATTTGCAAAAATTGTCATGCATAATGTCACCTTAAGTGATCATCCTTCAGCACTGTTGAATGCCACCTGTGGGCAAAAGATTTATACTCATGGAGTTGCCATGTTAATGTTATAGTGTTGTCTTAGTCATGGGAATAGGTGTTGTTTTGTAGCATGTGCACAGCCCTGCTGGTAGATATTGTAACTACAACCTACACAATCTAATTTAAAAAGCTTCTTTCTGCTTTGTCCTTCAAAAGTTGCTAAGAATACTAAAATATCACATTGTACCTGGGtttttgacaaataaaatgtCAGTTAACCCTTTTGgttgataaaaatattttatgtacattaataaatatattttactttccACACAGAAGACAATCTTAGTGTAAATATGGTTTCTGAAATGCCCCTCGTCAGCCCAAGGATGGTCACACATGGCAAATGCACTATGTGTGACAGCTAACAACATAAGGCCGACTACTGAAAGGAGGTGTGTGGCCCAGATCAACTCTGCGATCAAGTGTCTCATTTCATTCTTGTGATCATTAGCCACATTTAGAAAGTTTTTCGGTAACGTTTACATTAAGGTTCCCCTTTATAAGGGTTTATAAAGGACTAAAACttatttacaaatgcattataaatcatTGATAAGCAGTCattaatgcatgaataaaaagGGTGATTTTAGTGCAATATCTGCCAAACAATGAGCCATTTTTAACTCACATGTTAGAAATGTATAATaagtatatttattaatactGATTTCACTCAAAACCAGATGATTTATTTCATGATGCAGCAAAAATCTAATATTATAGCAAGACtaaattatgttatatttatagttttctCATTTATATCTCATGATTTGTTACTTTTCTTATGATGTTTCGTACCAGAATCTACTCTATCGTGCCCATGATTCTCCCAAAAAGTTAATGATGctgatatattttctttattaagaaacaaattaatcattATGACAACACGcatgctgcaaatgctcacaacatacttttgaaaatcaagcgtttagttgatcctgataagcactcaTCGTTATAGTTGTAAAGACAATGGCTATCTtttttcgtgagggggtttggcgtcacggcatctttgtttccaggcggaacgTTAATAAACGCGACGCATACGTCTTgtggaaatcctgtataattcgtccttttcagaaaatgtatatgTGCAAAGGGAATGCTTAGACTGCTTCAGTCTAGATTACAATATGATAAACAGGCCAAGCTTTAAAATGGTGAAATGGCATCCCCACGCACTTAGCAGAAAATAAGTTACATATGATATCAGTCCATGATCATTTCACACACAGATCTAATTACATCAGAAACTGCTTATCTTCTTGTTTTTGAAATAGGTCAAAATTTTCAGTAAAAGTAAACATACTCcattttaaattttactcaagtaacaagtactcgattttttatgtacttaagtaaaaaagatacattttgcaattttatgtaaagttacttgttttgcagaacatcacagttatatatggcatgagaataaggcctgaatttaggaagaacattttaaggaatatataactactgtatatattcagaatgattttttccttctcatacACCCCTAGCCAAATGCCCCCAGAGGGCAtcacttcccactttgataattactgtagttaccatgttctgaacatcacat
Proteins encoded in this region:
- the LOC113114576 gene encoding olfactory receptor 52J3-like: MYPNESLFSLVLTFHSLELPETSIYPAFIFGLTTYLFILLCNLTIINTICMNRNLHKPMYILLLNLPINDAMNATSLFPQLLYSIWSQDRSISYPACFLQGFLAHLNGGASYLILTAMAYDRYIAICCPLRYGAIMTTNNLVKIITGMWLLNFFLITVVFTILLPYRICQTHMTDLVCYKTALMKLLCDGTEVNNIVGLSCIIFYHGLSLSVVAFTYIHILITCVTNKQSDAKIKALQTCGTHLVVFLLLELNTLFPLISHRFEFVPAFLRRVFSISNFIFPPLVNPLVYGFKTKEIRQKIFTCFKNKKISSF